Within Sphingobium sp. SCG-1, the genomic segment AGATCGACGATCAGTACATGCTGCACGCGCTTCTCGGCCAGTAGGCGGTGCGCCGCGATCGCCAGGTCATTGAAAATGCAGTAGCCCGCGCCGGTATCAAACAGCGCATGGTGACTGCCGCCAGCACCATTGGCTGCATAGCCGCGATCCAGCGCCAGCCGCGCCGCCATCCATGTGCCGCCGCTGGTGCGCAAGGCACGCCGCGCCAGCCGTTCGGTAATCGAAAAGCCAATTCGCCGCGCCTTTTCCGCTGGCACCTCAGCCCGCATGACTTCGTCGACATAGTGGCTGTCATGTACGGCATTTACCCATTCCACCGGCATCAGCGGCGCTTCATGCTCGACCGGTGGATCACGATCCGCGCGCAACAAGTCGCGGACCAGCGTGTATTTATCCCACGGAAAGCGCGTGGTGCCTGATGTATCGGCATCCTGCCGCAAACTGTAATCCGGATGATGGACGAGCGGGAACATGCGGCCTATCTACCCACCAAGAGGGATAAGTGCCTGTGCGCCGATTCCCTGCCAACGTCCAACGATTATGCTGGGCGCGCCAACGAAACAGAGACATGGGGATATATGCCCAAGACATCAGACCTGCCTTATCGCCCCTGTGTGGGAATCATGCTCGTAAATACGGACGGCGATGTGTTCGTAGGGCAGCGGCTGGATAACAAGGTTGAGGCTTGGCAGATGCCGCAAGGTGGTATCGATCCGGGTGAAGATCCCCGGGCTGCGGCAATGAGGGAGTTGGGCGAGGAAACCGGCATAGTGCCGGAGCTGGTCGACATCATCGCGCAATCCAAGGACGAATATTTCTACGATCTTCCTGACGAACTGGTGGGTAAGGTATGGGGCGGGAAATTTCGGGGGCAGCGCCAGATCTGGTATCTGGCGCGCTTTGGGGGCAGCGACGACGCCGTCAATATTCAGACAGCCGATCCTGAATTCCGGGCATGGAAATGGACCCAGCCCGAAACCCTGCCTGATCTGATCGTGCCTTTCAAAAGGAAGCTGTATCGCGACCTTTTAAAAGAATTTGGCCATTTGATTTAAGCGGCGCTCGGGTTTGCGTTCGGCTGTGAGTAACGGTCGATCAACTGAGTTCAAGTCGCCGACAAATTCTGTACGGTGCAATCCATGTTCAAGCGTCACCGTCTGCTATTTCTCGTTTGCGCCATAAGCTGTTTGAGCGAAACCGGCTTTGCGGAAACTTCCAATCCCGCGGATGCAGCGCCTTCCACTGCAAAGGCTCCTGCGCCTCCGCCATTGTCCGAACCTGTCAGGAAAATGCTGGAAGCAGCGATCGCCAGCCGCAACGATGCGGACATCAACGCAGTGGCCAGAATTGCGCAACAAACCAATCCCCAAGCCCGCGCTGAGATCGCGGCGATGGTCAACCAGTACCGGGTTACAATGGAAACGGCGCGCAAGGAGAAGTTGAGCGATCCGCATGTGTTGGCGCTGTGGGACGGGCGCGGCGAACTGGGCGGGTTCCTCTCGACCGGGACAGCGGAAGAAGTCGGCATCAGCGCCGGCCTCAGTTTGCAACGTCAGGGCCTTAGATGGTTGCACAAACTACAGGGAAGCGCCGACTACCGCCGCGCTAACGGCGAAACCTCGCGGGAGCGCTTTCAGGGATCCTATGAAGGGCGCTATCAGTTTGATCCGAAGGGCTACGCCTACGGCTTGGCCCAATATGAGCGCGATCCGTTCCTGGGGTACGACAGCCGCTATACGACCTCGATCGGAGTCGGTTATCGGCTGTTGCAGAACAAGAAGATGGACCTTTCCGTAAACGTCGGTCCGTCGCTGCGACTGGTGGATTACACGCTGGACGAGAGCGAGAACAAGCTTGGCGCGCGTTCCTCTTATGACCTTGCCTGGAAGCTCACGCCTGCACTGACGTTTCGACAAAACGGGTCGGCTTATCTTGAGGACGAACTTAAAAGCGCTACGTTGCTGACCTCGCTCGACGCCAGACTTATATCGAAGCTGACGGCGCGGCTCTCCTATAACGTGCAGCGCGAGGCCGACACCATATTGATCGACGGCCATACCGACACGCTCAGCAAGGTGACACTGGTTTACGACTTCTGATCGTCGATTGATGGTTGAGGGGTGGAGCCGTTGAAACGGCTCTGTTACACTGTTGCCGATGAGCGCAATATCCTTATCCGAACAAATAGTTGTCGATGCCGCTGCCGCAGCGCCGATGTTGGCACAGGTGGAGGCGTGGGCGGCGCTCAATACAGGCTCGCGTAATCTTGATGGGCTGCGGGACATGGCGGCGGTGCTGGCGAATGCGTTTTCAGCACTTCCGGGCGACATCGCCCTCATTGATCCGGCACCGGTCGATACCGTTGCTCCGGATGGACAGGTTCTTCCGCTCAGCCATGGCCAACATCTTCACATGACCGTTCGTTCGCAAGCACCGGTACAGATATTGCTCACGGGCCACATGGATACGGTTTTCGCCGCGACAGACGGCTTCCAGGCGCTGAAGTGGCTGGAGCCCGGTGTTCTGAATGGTCCTGGCGTGGCCGATATGAAGGGCGGCCTCGCCATCATGCTCGCTGCATTGAAGGCGCTGGAGCACAGTCCGATTTCTCAGAGCATCGGCTATGAAGTCGTCATCAATAGTGACGAGGAAGTCGGTAGCGCGTCGTCATCCGCGCTCATCGCCCGCGCGGCCAGGGGCAAGATCGCTGCGCTAACTTATGAGCCAGCGCTCCCGGATGGCACGCTTGCTGGAGCGCGCGCGGGAAGCGGCAATTTCTCAATCGTAGTGCTGGGGCGCAGTGCCCATGCAGGGCGCAATCCAGAGGATGGGCGTAACGCAGTCGTCGCTGCGGCAGACATCGCCCTGCGGCTGAAAGCAGCCAGTGGCGTCAGGCCGAACGGGCAGGGTTTTTCCTGCAATCCGGCGAAGATCGATGGCGGTGGGCCGAACAATGTCGTGCCCGATCATGCCGTCCTTCGCGTCAATTTCCGCCCGCGAACGCCTGCCGATGAAATCGCGGCGAGTATATTACTCGATCAAGTGATCGCGGACGTGGCAGCGCTGCATGATGTGCTGATCCACCGTCACGGCGGCTTCGGACGTCCCCCCAAACCCATGGACGAAAAGACGGAAGGCTTGTTCGGTCTCGTGAAGCGATGCGGCGAAGACCTCGGCATTGCGATCGGGTGGCGCGATACCGGGGGCGTCTGTGACGGTAACAACATCGCGGCTTGCGGTGTCCCCGTCGTCGACACCATGGGCGCGCGGGGCGGGAGCATCCACAGTCCGGACGAATTCCTGATGACGGACAGCCTTCCTGAACGCGCGCGGCTCTCGGCGCTGACCATGATGCGGATCGCGAAACATGCGCTGCGCTAGGGCCGGTCGTTCGGGAACAGAGATACATCAGGCAAGGAACAGGCATTGAGTTTCTTCATGCGACCGGCGCGGCTGGACGACCTTCAGACGCTGTATGAAATGGCGAAGCTGACGGGCGGTGGCTTCACTAATCTGCCGCCAGACCGCAAGGCGCTGTCCTCCAAACTCGAACGCACCGCCGAAGCCTTGTCCCGAACAGAGGACGATCTGGCGGACGAGATGATCGTGCTGGTCCTTGAGAATAGCGAGACGGGCCAGGTTCGTGGCACCTGCCAGCTTTTCAGCGAAGTCGGGCAGAAATTCCCGTTCTACTCCTACCGTCTCGGCACTTTGACGCAGCATAGCCGGGAACTCGCTCGCACATTTCGCGCAGAAATGCTTTCGCTGACGACGGACCTTGAAGGCTCCACCGAAGTGGGGGGGCTTTTTCTGCACCCGCGCGAGCGCGCCGAAGGATTGGGGCTGTTGCTGGCACGCAGTCGTTATCTCTACATCCGGCAGCACCGCGCGCGCTTCGGCAACCGTATCATCGCCGAATTGCGAGGCGTGATCGACGAGGCGGGTGGGTCGCCGTTCTGGGACGGCCTGGCCGGGCGGTTCTTTGGCATGAGCTTTCAGGAAGCGGACGAATTCAATGCGATCAATGGCTACCAGTTTATCGCCGATCTGATGCCGAAGACGCCAATCTATACAGCGATGTTGACGGATCATGCGCGATCCGTAATCGGCCTTCCGCACCCAAATGGCCGCGCCGCGATGCGGATGCTGGAGGCGGAGGGCTTCAAGAACGCCGGCTATGTCGACATCTTCGATGGCGGCCCCACGATGGTCGGAAACATCGACGCGCTTCGCACGGTATCGGAGTCCCGGGAAGTTACCTTGACCGATATACATGGTGAGAAAGGCGCAAAGATGCTCATCGCTCGCGGCAAGCTGTCCAAGTTCAGATGTGCATATGGTTCGGTGATCGAGCAAGGCGACGGGACTGCGGCGCTCGATAGCGCCAGTGCCGCCCTGTTAAGCGTGGACATCGGCGATTCGATCACCATCGTGGGACGCTGAGCGATGCCGGCTATCGAGATCAACTTCGACGGGATCATTGGTCCCAGCCACAATTATGCAGGCCTCAGCCTGGGCAATCTTGCATCGGCGGGCAACTCCGGCTCGCCGTCCTTCCCACGCCAGGCCGCGCTTGAGGGAATCGCCAAGATGCGTGCGAATATCGCGCTCGGGCTGACACAGGGTATATTCCTGCCGCATCGTCGCCCGGACACAGCGTGGCTTAGCGCGCTGGGCACCAGCATGGCCGATGCCGAGCCGCATATCCGTGCCGCGGCCTTCTCCGCCTCTGCAATGTGGGCCGCTAACGCTGCGACGGTTTCTCCGGCGGCGGACACTTTGGACGGCAAATGCCATCTGACCGTCGCCAACCTCGTGACGATGCCGCATCGCAGCCACGAGTGGCCGCAGACGCTTGCTCAGTTGCGCACGGCGTTCGCGTCTGATCGTTTCTCCGTGCACGACCCCGTGCCCGCGCCGTTCGGTGACGAAGGCGCGGCCAACCACATGCGATTGTGCGAGAGTCACGATGCGCCTGGGGTCGAAGTCTTCGTGTACGGCCGATCAGGAGGAACGTTCCCCGCCCGCCAGCATCCGGAGGCCAGTAAAGCCGTTGCGCGCAAGCACCGGCTCGATCCCGGCCGCACATTGCTCGTCCAGCAATCCGCCGAGGCAATAGAAGCGGGCGCCTTTCACAATGATGTCGTGGCGGTGGCGAACGAGCGCGTGCTGTTCGCGCATGAGCAGGCCTTTGCCGACAAGTCCGCCTTCTTCGCCGAGCTAAGCCGGTTGATCCCTTCGATCGAGATTATCGAAGTTCCCGCCAGCCAGATCAGCCTCACGGACGCCATCCAGAGCTATCTGTTCAACGCGCAACTCGTGACCTTGCCGGACGGTGCGGGGATGGCGCTGATAGTGCCGACCGAAACCCAGGCGACGCCTGCGGTGTGGCAATGGCTTGAAACTTTGCTCGCAGGGAATGGCCCGATCAGGCGGGTCATGCCGGTTGATGTAAGGCAGTCCATGGCGAACGGCGGTGGTCCGGCCTGCCTGCGGCTTCGTGTGGTGGCTGATCCTGCGGATATCGATGCTCGTTTTCTGGTCGACGGCCCGAAACTCGATAGAATAGCGGCCATAATCGAGCAGCACTGGCCCGAACGGATTACGCCCGATGATTTGCGGAATGCCGACTTGATCGCGCAGGTCGAACAATCGTGGTTAACGCTTGTTGACCATTTGCAGCTTTCACGCGAACTGTGTGTTTAGCACTGAAATGGAGGCAA encodes:
- a CDS encoding histone deacetylase; protein product: MFPLVHHPDYSLRQDADTSGTTRFPWDKYTLVRDLLRADRDPPVEHEAPLMPVEWVNAVHDSHYVDEVMRAEVPAEKARRIGFSITERLARRALRTSGGTWMAARLALDRGYAANGAGGSHHALFDTGAGYCIFNDLAIAAHRLLAEKRVQHVLIVDLDVHQGDGTASLLAGRADVTTFSIHAEKNFPARKAQSTLDVALPDATGDDAYLDALEHHLPRLIDSSAPDLILYQAGVDVHGEDRLGRLALSDIGLVARDSFVGGLARKRGIALASALGGGYGTDQHAVARRHADAMRVLAMSYYQ
- a CDS encoding RNA pyrophosphohydrolase, yielding MPKTSDLPYRPCVGIMLVNTDGDVFVGQRLDNKVEAWQMPQGGIDPGEDPRAAAMRELGEETGIVPELVDIIAQSKDEYFYDLPDELVGKVWGGKFRGQRQIWYLARFGGSDDAVNIQTADPEFRAWKWTQPETLPDLIVPFKRKLYRDLLKEFGHLI
- a CDS encoding YdiY family protein translates to MLEAAIASRNDADINAVARIAQQTNPQARAEIAAMVNQYRVTMETARKEKLSDPHVLALWDGRGELGGFLSTGTAEEVGISAGLSLQRQGLRWLHKLQGSADYRRANGETSRERFQGSYEGRYQFDPKGYAYGLAQYERDPFLGYDSRYTTSIGVGYRLLQNKKMDLSVNVGPSLRLVDYTLDESENKLGARSSYDLAWKLTPALTFRQNGSAYLEDELKSATLLTSLDARLISKLTARLSYNVQREADTILIDGHTDTLSKVTLVYDF
- a CDS encoding hydrolase, yielding MSAISLSEQIVVDAAAAAPMLAQVEAWAALNTGSRNLDGLRDMAAVLANAFSALPGDIALIDPAPVDTVAPDGQVLPLSHGQHLHMTVRSQAPVQILLTGHMDTVFAATDGFQALKWLEPGVLNGPGVADMKGGLAIMLAALKALEHSPISQSIGYEVVINSDEEVGSASSSALIARAARGKIAALTYEPALPDGTLAGARAGSGNFSIVVLGRSAHAGRNPEDGRNAVVAAADIALRLKAASGVRPNGQGFSCNPAKIDGGGPNNVVPDHAVLRVNFRPRTPADEIAASILLDQVIADVAALHDVLIHRHGGFGRPPKPMDEKTEGLFGLVKRCGEDLGIAIGWRDTGGVCDGNNIAACGVPVVDTMGARGGSIHSPDEFLMTDSLPERARLSALTMMRIAKHALR
- a CDS encoding arginine N-succinyltransferase, encoding MSFFMRPARLDDLQTLYEMAKLTGGGFTNLPPDRKALSSKLERTAEALSRTEDDLADEMIVLVLENSETGQVRGTCQLFSEVGQKFPFYSYRLGTLTQHSRELARTFRAEMLSLTTDLEGSTEVGGLFLHPRERAEGLGLLLARSRYLYIRQHRARFGNRIIAELRGVIDEAGGSPFWDGLAGRFFGMSFQEADEFNAINGYQFIADLMPKTPIYTAMLTDHARSVIGLPHPNGRAAMRMLEAEGFKNAGYVDIFDGGPTMVGNIDALRTVSESREVTLTDIHGEKGAKMLIARGKLSKFRCAYGSVIEQGDGTAALDSASAALLSVDIGDSITIVGR
- a CDS encoding N-succinylarginine dihydrolase, which produces MPAIEINFDGIIGPSHNYAGLSLGNLASAGNSGSPSFPRQAALEGIAKMRANIALGLTQGIFLPHRRPDTAWLSALGTSMADAEPHIRAAAFSASAMWAANAATVSPAADTLDGKCHLTVANLVTMPHRSHEWPQTLAQLRTAFASDRFSVHDPVPAPFGDEGAANHMRLCESHDAPGVEVFVYGRSGGTFPARQHPEASKAVARKHRLDPGRTLLVQQSAEAIEAGAFHNDVVAVANERVLFAHEQAFADKSAFFAELSRLIPSIEIIEVPASQISLTDAIQSYLFNAQLVTLPDGAGMALIVPTETQATPAVWQWLETLLAGNGPIRRVMPVDVRQSMANGGGPACLRLRVVADPADIDARFLVDGPKLDRIAAIIEQHWPERITPDDLRNADLIAQVEQSWLTLVDHLQLSRELCV